Sequence from the Corallococcus sp. EGB genome:
GGCGGCCAGGGACAGCCCCGCGCCCCGCGCCAGGCGCGAGCCGAAGGGGTCGAACAGCGTGCCCCGCTCCTCCGGGGGCAGGGCCGCGGCGGGATCATCCAGGATGAGGCTGACGTGGCCGGGGGCCGCCTGGCGCAGCGTCACCTGGACGCGGCCCTCCTCTGGCAGGCCCATGGCCACGTTGAGCAGGACTTGAGCGAGCACGGGTCTCAACCGGTTGGGATCCACCCGCACGCGGGGCAGGTCCGCCTCTTCCTTCACATCCACCTCGATGCGGCGCTCGGCCAGTTCCGGGGCCACCATGGCGGTCGCCTCCTGGACGACCGAGCGCAGGGGGTGGGCGTCCAGGTTCGCGGCGCTCTCGCGGCCGTACTCGGACAGGAGCCACAGCATGCGCTCCATGGTCCGGATTTCGCGGTTGGCGATGGTGAGCCGCCGCTTGTCCCGGTCCGAGAGGCCGGTGTTCCGGGCCAGCGTCTGCACGGCCATCTTCACCGACGACAGCGGGTTGCGGATTTCGTGGCTCAGTGACGAGGACAGCTTGGAGATCTGCACCGGCGGGGCGCCCTCCAGCACGGCGCCCAGGTCGAGCACGCCCGCGGAGGCCTCTTCCCCGTCCATGCCCAGCACGAGCCGCAGGTGCGTGGGGGGCGGGTTGCCGGTGGAGCCATGTGGCGGGAGGGTGACGAACTCCACCGCGCGGCGATCCTCGCGTGCGCGGGCATCCAGCTCCCGCGCGCGCTCCTGCGGAATCCCCAGCGCGGTGTGCAGGGACATGCCCACGAGCGCCTTGGCATCGCGGCGCAGCACCGGGGCGCAATCACCTTCCGCGCGTGTCACACGCAGGTGGGGGGACCAGGCGAGCTGAGCGGCTTGCAGGAGATGGGCGTTCATTGGTGGACCTGAAACATACCGGCTAACGTCGAGTGCTGTCCCTATGACCCTCACTCCACGTCCTCCGAAGAACCTTGTGGCCGCCCTTCTGTTCCTGTCCGGGGCGACCGCGCTCGTCTACGAGCTGGTCTGGTCCAAATACCTGGGGAACGTGCTGGGCAACAGCGGTCAGGCGCACGCCGTCGTGCTGGCTACGTTCATGGGGGGCCTGGCGCTGGGGGCGTTTGTCTTCGGGCGGACAGCGGACCGGGTGAAGAGTCCGTTGGCGCTCTACGGCGTGCTGGAACTGGGCGTGGGGTTGTACGCGCTGGCGTTCCCCTACGTCCTGGGCGCGCTGGAGCACCTGTGGCTGGCCCTGGCGCCGCACGTGCCGGAGGGCCTGCGGGTGGCCCCGCGCCTGCTCGTGTCGTCGCTGTCGCTGGTGGTGCCCACGCTGCTCATGGGCGGCACGCTGCCGGCGTTGGTGCGCCACTTCGCGGCGAGCCTCGCGGGGGTGCGCAAGGAGCTGGCGCGGCTGTATGCCATCAACAGCCTGGGGGCGGCGGTGGGCGTGTATGTGGCGGGCACGCGGCTGGTGCCGCTGGTGGGCCTGTCCGCGTCCGCGCAGATCGCCGCCGGGCTGAATGTGTTCCTCGCACTGGCGGCGCTGGCGCTGGCCCGGCAGCATCCACCGGCGGTGGTGGTGGGGGCGGCGCCAGCGGCGGAGGACGTGGCCTATCCCCGGCGGGCGGTGCGGGCGGCGCTCATCGGCGTGATGCTGTCCGGCTTCACGTCCATGCTGTACCAGGTGACGTGGATCCGCCTGCTGTCCATCGTGCTGGGGGCGTCCACGTATGCCTTCACGCTGATCCTGACGGCGTTCATCCTGGGCATCGGTCTGGGCAGCTTCTGGCTGATGACGCGCAAGGAGGGCGGGGACTCGCTGAAGCTGTATGGCTGGACGCAGGTGGGGCTGGTGGTGAGCCTCTGCGTGGCGCTGCCCCTGTACGTGCGGCTGCCGCACCTGTTCCGCTGGTCCGAGTGGATGCTCACGCGCGCGGTGGAGACGTGGCCCATCTTCCAGGGCATCACCTTCGCCTTCTGCTGCGCGGTGCTGCTGGTGCCCACCTTCATCATGGGCGCGGCGTTCCCGGCGGCGGCGCGCGTGGCCACGGCGAAGGTATCCGAGGTGGGGCGCGAGTTGGGCGGCGTCTACCTGTGGAACACGGCGGGCACGCTGTCCGGCTCCGTGCTGGGCGGGCTGGTGCTGATGCCCTTCTGGGGCATGCAGGGCAACTTCATCGCGGGGGCGGTGGCGAACCTGGTGGCTGCGGGCCTGGCGTTCCACGCGCTGTCCACGCCGAAGGAAGGGGAGGGCGCGAGTGAGGTCCCCGCATGGCGGGTGTTCGCGCCGGTGGGGGGGGCGGCGGTGCTGGCGGTGGTGGTGCTGGGCAGCCTGCAGGGCTGGCCGCAGCGGCTGTCCAGCATCGCGGCGATGCGCGCCTACAAGAAGCCGCCGGAGAGCTACGCGAAGCTTGTGGAGAACACGGAGAAGTCCATCGTCCCCCACTTCTACGCGGACGACACCTTCGCGACGGTGATGGTGGGCGACCTGCCGAGCGAGAACCTCCGCTTCATGAAGATCAACGGCAAGACGGACGCGTCGAACGGGGGGGACATCGAGACGCAGGTGATGGCGGCCCACCTGGGCATGCTGTTGCACCCGCGCGACCCGAAGAACGTGCTGGTCATCGGTGCCGGCGCGGCCATCACCGCGGGCAGCCTGCTGGCGCACCCGGTGGAGCGCCTGGACATGGTGGAGATCTCCCCGGCGGTCATCGAGGCGGCGCGCCTGTTCAAGGCGGACAACCGCAACGCGGTGGATGATCCGCGCACGCATGTGCACATCGACGACGCGAAGACGTTCATGGCGTTGGCGCCCATCCGCTACGACCTCATTGTCAGCGTGCCGTCCAACCCCTGGGTGACGGGCGTGTCCGGCCTCTTCACGCGCGACTTCTTCCAGTTGGTGGACAAGCACCTGACGGACGACGGCGTGATGGTGCAGTGGATCCACACCTACGAGAGCAACCGCGAGCTGGTGCGGCTGGTGATCCGCACACTGCAGGACACCTTCCCGCACGCCACGACGTGGCTGGGGCCCGAGGATCTGGTGCTGGTGGCAAGCCGCAAGCCGCTGTCGTTCGACGCGGCGATGGTGGCCGCGCGCATGGCTCGGCCGGACGTGAAGGCGGATCTGGCCCGGGTGGACATCCACGACCTGTTCGGTCTGCTGTCCAAGCAGGTGCACACCGAGGCGGGCCAGAAGGACTTCGCGGGCGAGGGGCCCATCAACACGGATGACCACAACCTGCTGGAGTACGCGTCGCCGGTGGCCTTCTTCCTCGCGAACCTGGACGTGCGCGTGAAGGACGAGCGCCGGTCGCCGGACAGCGGGCCGAGGCT
This genomic interval carries:
- a CDS encoding sensor histidine kinase KdpD yields the protein MLRRDAKALVGMSLHTALGIPQERARELDARAREDRRAVEFVTLPPHGSTGNPPPTHLRLVLGMDGEEASAGVLDLGAVLEGAPPVQISKLSSSLSHEIRNPLSSVKMAVQTLARNTGLSDRDKRRLTIANREIRTMERMLWLLSEYGRESAANLDAHPLRSVVQEATAMVAPELAERRIEVDVKEEADLPRVRVDPNRLRPVLAQVLLNVAMGLPEEGRVQVTLRQAAPGHVSLILDDPAAALPPEERGTLFDPFGSRLARGAGLSLAALRRVMTGVGGDVAAQGSAEPGMVFTLTFAA
- a CDS encoding fused MFS/spermidine synthase, giving the protein MAALLFLSGATALVYELVWSKYLGNVLGNSGQAHAVVLATFMGGLALGAFVFGRTADRVKSPLALYGVLELGVGLYALAFPYVLGALEHLWLALAPHVPEGLRVAPRLLVSSLSLVVPTLLMGGTLPALVRHFAASLAGVRKELARLYAINSLGAAVGVYVAGTRLVPLVGLSASAQIAAGLNVFLALAALALARQHPPAVVVGAAPAAEDVAYPRRAVRAALIGVMLSGFTSMLYQVTWIRLLSIVLGASTYAFTLILTAFILGIGLGSFWLMTRKEGGDSLKLYGWTQVGLVVSLCVALPLYVRLPHLFRWSEWMLTRAVETWPIFQGITFAFCCAVLLVPTFIMGAAFPAAARVATAKVSEVGRELGGVYLWNTAGTLSGSVLGGLVLMPFWGMQGNFIAGAVANLVAAGLAFHALSTPKEGEGASEVPAWRVFAPVGGAAVLAVVVLGSLQGWPQRLSSIAAMRAYKKPPESYAKLVENTEKSIVPHFYADDTFATVMVGDLPSENLRFMKINGKTDASNGGDIETQVMAAHLGMLLHPRDPKNVLVIGAGAAITAGSLLAHPVERLDMVEISPAVIEAARLFKADNRNAVDDPRTHVHIDDAKTFMALAPIRYDLIVSVPSNPWVTGVSGLFTRDFFQLVDKHLTDDGVMVQWIHTYESNRELVRLVIRTLQDTFPHATTWLGPEDLVLVASRKPLSFDAAMVAARMARPDVKADLARVDIHDLFGLLSKQVHTEAGQKDFAGEGPINTDDHNLLEYASPVAFFLANLDVRVKDERRSPDSGPRLLLHEYLRDHPPTAEQVAGLYRNVQRYHSEKDPMVRGVATLWRSLAPEDPASALALGRAVLAQGDLSLAASLLEPEVARGGRSPELVTEYLKLVTARLWSSRTVWTPLTAEGALAVGREVTARHSQDTKLQNAFKAFCEALEPDACGSTPKTPTAAPGGP